The following is a genomic window from Candidatus Zixiibacteriota bacterium.
GCCAGGCAATCGACGCCATGATCCGCGATTGGCCCCGCGAGACGACCCCTGCCAAGACCCGCTGAGCCTGCCCCGCCCCGACCGCGGCCGTCACCGCACCGGAATCAGCAGATCCGTGATCAGCTCCGCGGGAGGGGTGACCGCATGATCCTGCGGAGCGTATATCTCCAGGCAGGCCCCGCCCCGGCTGTGCCTCCCGCTCGAGGGCAACCACTCGTAGAGCAGGCGGCGAAAAGCCTCCGCCAGACCGCTGTAGGGACCGACGTGCCGATAGACGGCGTACTCGCCCCCGGGGAACGTCTGCACCGGAATCTCGTCCACCGGGTGAAAATCCTCCTCAACCTCGATGCAGGCATCGTAGCGCAACAGCGCCGCCGGCACGACCGCGGGATTGTCCCACGAGGCGCCGATCAGGCGGAGGCCCGAGCGAGACAGTCCCCGTTCGCCCGCCCATTGGCAGAGACGGGTGAACGTCGGCCCGACCTCATGGTACGGACCGATGTGGCGCATATAGGCGACCCGAATCGGATTCAGGCGTTGCACGATAACATCCGGACTTCCCGACATAATGCACCTCCTGCGGTTGTTCCTGGAGCGCCGGCCATGCCGCCATCATATCGCCCCGGCCGCCCGACGGCAATCACATTAGTTCCCCCCGGCGGTCGGGCCGCGCCGGCAGCGGGCCCGACCCGGGGAGTTCGAACGATCAGGATTTCGCCGCCGTCTCCCGCGCCATGGCCTCGACCGCGGCGGCCATCTCCTGGGGAGAAACGTCCCGCACGTGCGACGCGAACGACCAGTGGTGGCCGAACGGATCCTCCACCGCGCCGTAGCGGTCGCCCCAGAACATGTCTTCCGGCGGACGGACGACCTTCGCGCCCGCCTTCCCCGCCCGCTGGATGATGGCGTCGCAGTCCTCGACGTAGTGGTGGATCGTCACCGGCGTCCCGCCCAACGCCTTGGGCGTCTGCGATCGGCCGCCGCACATTTCCGGGAAATCGTCGCAGAGGTAGATGACGCTCGCGCCCAGCCTGATCTCGGCGTGGAACAGCCGCCGGCCATCGGGCGCCGGCATCCGCATAAGCTCCTCGGCCCCGAACGCCTTGCGGTAGAAGTCAATCGCCGCCGCGGCGTTGTCAACGACGAGGTGCGGGATCGCCCGCTCCTGTCCCGTGGGAACACGCTTCGCCTGGGCCATGGGGCCCTCCTTGTAGTGGTTGTTATGGACCAATTATATCGACTATACATCATTATACGGAGACCGATCCCGCACCGCCATCAGCTTTTTTGGGGCGGGCGCAAGATTTCCGCCGCATGCGGGCGAGGGCGCCGCGGCGGGGGCGGGCCTGCCCGTTGCCGGCCAAAAGAAAACCCCCGACCATGCCTGGTCGGGGGCTTGCTTACTCCCGGCAGCGTCCTACTCTCCCACGCAGTCTCCCGCGTAGTACCATCGGCGATGATGGGCTTAACTGCTGTGTTCGGAATGGGAACAGGTGTTTCCCCATCTCTATCGCCACCGGAAAATTCTCATAGATCTTTCGACGCGTACCGAAACCGGGCCCGCCGCCGTCGCCGGCGCCGGGGTTTCGATCTACTCGGGTTGATCGGAGGTTCGCATCGCCCAAACGGCTGTGTCATCAGCGCGTTCGGATGCGCGAACGTAAGGGTTTCTGTAGTCATTACTTCGGCGCGGGGCCGGAAGTAATTTTACGGTTAAGTCGCACGACCGATTAGTATCACTAGGCTCAACGCATCGCTGCGCGTACACCAGTGACCTATCAACCTGGTCATCTTCCAGGGGTCTTCAGGAACCGAAGTTCGGGAGATCTCATCTTGGAGTGGGCTTGGCGCTTAGATGCTTTCAGCGCTTATCCCTTCCCGGCGCAGCTACCCTGCGATGCAACTGGCGTCACAACAGGTGCACTGGCGGCCGGTTCATCCTGGTCCTCTCGTACTAGGGACGACTCTCCTCAAATCTCCTACGCCCGTATCAGATAGGGACCGAACTGTCTCACGACGTTCTAAACCCAGCTCACGTACCGCTTTAATTGGCGAACAGCCAAACCCTTGGGACCTTCTCCAGCCCCAGGATGCGATGAGCCGACATCGAGGTGCCAAACCCCCTCGTCGATATGAACTCTCGGAGGAGATAAGCCTGTTATCCCCGGAGTACCTTTTATCCGTTGAGCGACGGCGCTTCCATTCGCAACCGCCGGATCACTAAGACCTGCTTTCGCACCTGCTCGACGAGTCAGTCTCGCAGTTAAGCTCCCTTGTACCTTTGCGCTCTACAGCCGGTTACCATTCGGCCTGAGGGAACCTTTGCACACCTCCGTTACACTTTAGGAGGTAACCGCCCCAGTTAAACTACCCACCTGACACTGTTCCTGGACCCGCTAGAGGGCCCGAGGTTAGATGTCCAATGACACAAGGGTGGTATTTCACCGGTGGCTCCACCGACACTAGCGTGCCAGCTTCAACGCCTCCCACCTATGCTACACATGCGACACCAAACACCAATGTCAGGATATAGTAAAGGTTCACGGGGTCTTTCCGTCCCGATACGGGAAAACGGCATCTTCACCGTTGCTACAGTTTCACCGGGCCTCACGTTGAGACAGTGCCGCAGTTGTTATACCATTCGTGCAGGTCGGAATTTACCCGACAAGGAATTTCGCTACCTTAGGACCGTTATAGTTACGGCCGCCGTTTACTGGGGCTTCAATTCAACGCTTCGCCTTGCGGCTGACATCTCCTTTTAACCTTCCAGCACCGGGCAGGTATCAGTCCCTATACGTCGTCTTGTGAGACTTGGCAGAGACATGTGTTTTTAGTAAACAGTCACCGCGGCCATTTCTCTGCGGCCCCTTTCGGCTCCGACAGAAAAATCATCACCTACTGGGGGCACCCCTTGTTCCGAAGTTACGGGGTCAATTTGCCTAGTTCCTTAACGTGAGTTCACCCGAGCACCTGAGGATACTCTCCTCGCCCACCTGTGGCGGATTGCGGTACGGGCCGGCCGGCCGCTCGCATAGAGGGTTTTCTTGGCAGTCTGCTTAGGGTCATTTCGGCCGTTTTACGGGCCTTATCCATCACGTCTCAGCGTTAGGAGCGCGGATTTGCCTGCGCTCCCCGCCTACCCGCTTGGGGCGGGACAACCATCACCCGACTGACCTTTCACTCCTGCGTAACCCCATAGCTCAGACGCGACCGTCCAGGTACAGGAATTTTCGCCTGTTTGCCATCGACTACGCCTTTCGACCTCGTCTTAGGGCCCGACTAACCCTGGGAGGTTTAACCTTCCCCAGGAAACCTTAGGCTTACGGTGTGCAGGTTTATAGTCCTGCATTATCGCTACTCGTCCCGACATAATCTCTCGTGTCAGATCCAGTCGACCTTACGATCGGCCTTCGATTCGGACACGATGCTCCCCTACCGCTCGCGCTTGCGCGCGAACCCGCGGCTTCGGTGCCGTGCATAGTCCCATATATTCTCGGCGCAGAATCACTAGACTAGTGAGCTGTTACGCACTCTTTAAATGGTGGCTGCTTCTAAGCCAACATCCTAGCTGTTTCAGTAATTCCACATCCTTTCGCACTGAGCACGACTTGGGGACCTTAGCCGGCGGTCTGGGTTGTTTCCCTTTTGGCAACGAAGCTTATCCCCCGCTGCCTGACTCCCGGAGAACATTTCACGGCATTCGGAGTTTGATTGGGTTTGGTAGGCTTGTCGGCCCCCTAGCCCATTCAGTGCTCTACCTCCGTGAAACTGTGATCCGAGGCTAGCCCTAAAGCTATTTCGGGGAGAACCAGCTATTTCCAAGTTTGATTGGCCTTTCACCCCTATGCACAGCTCATCCCCCAGCTTTTCAACACTGGTGGGTTCGGACCTCCGGCTCGTTTTACCGAGCTTTCATCCTGGCCATGCATAGATCACTTGGCTTCGGGTCTACGCCCTGCCACTTGTCGCCCTATTCAGACTCGCTTTCGCTCCGGGTGCGCGAGTGTTTCGCTTACCCTTGCGACAGAGCAGTAACTCGCCGGGTCATTATTCAATAGGCACGCCGTCAGTCCGGCCGGCCCGAAAGCCGACCTTTCCTCCGACCGCTTGTAGGCACACGGTTTCAGGTACTATTTCACTCCCCTCACGGGGTTCTTTTCACCTTTCCCTCACGGTACTGGTTCACTATCGGTCACAGAGGAGTACTTAGCCTTACCAGATGGTCCTGGTGAATTCGAGCGGGATTCCACGTGTCCCGCCCTACTTGGGAACTCCGACGGGAGCCGCATACGTTTCGGCTACGGGACTATCACCCTCTCTGGTCAGGCGTTCCAGCCTGTTCGTCTACCCATGCGGTTTGTCACTCCCCGGTCCGTCTGCCGCCGGACCAGTCGGTTCCCACGACCCCGGCCGCACAACGCCGACAGGCTTTGCCGTGCAAACCGGTTTAGGCTCGTCCCCGTTCGCTCGCCGCTACTAAGGGAGTCACGGTTGTTTTCCGTTCCTGCAGGTACTTAGATGTTTCAGTTCCCTGCGTTCGCCTCGCACGCCTATGTATTCAGCGTACGATGACCCGCCTCGCGGCGGGCCGGGTTATCCCATTCGGAGATCCCCGCGTCAAAGGTTGTTTGCACCTCAGCGGGGCTTTTCGCAGCTTACCACGTCCTTCATCGCCTCTCTGTGCCAAGGCATCCACCGCGTGCCCTTAGTAACTTAACCGAAAACCTTACTTAAGAGCATCCGTACGTCACCTTGATGATGACACAGCCATTTGGAAGATACGTTTTCCGTATCAACCCGGGTCGTAGATCTATGAAGTTGTCAAAGAGCGGGCCGCCCGAAAGCGGCGTTTATCACAACAAGAAACACGTTTCGAAGTTCCAAAAGTGGAGATGACCGGGATCGAACCGGCGACCTGTGGCTTGCAAAGCCACCGCTCTCCCAACTGAGCTACATCCCCGAATATCCTCGTCACACTGGGCCTAGATGGAGTTGAACCATCGACCTCGCGCTTATCAGGCGCGCGCTCTAACCAACTGAGCTATAGGCCCGTCCAGCTCATTAGCGCCTGATGGCGACGCGCATATTTTCACTAATAGTCATCGGGAAGTCCAGGAGGGGTCGACGGCGCGGGTCGATCGACCTAGGTATCACCTGCCGAAACGGCAGGCTCACACCGTGCTCCTTAGAAAGGAGGTGATCCAGCCACAGCTTCCGCTACGGCTACCTTGTTACGACTTAGCCCCAGTCGCCGGTATCACCTTCGGCGCCACCCTCCTTGCGGTTAGGTAAACGACTTCGGGTGCTCCCAACTTCCGTGGCTTGACGGGCGGTGTGTACAAGGCCCGGGAACGTATTCACCGCTGCCTGCTGATCAGCGATTACTAGCGATTCCGCCTTCATGGAGTCGAGTTGCAGACTCCAATCTGAACTGAGGCCGGTTTTGGGGATTAGCTCCACCTCGCGGCATTGCCACCTTCTGTACCGGCCATTGTAGTACGTGTGTAGCCCTGGACATAAGGGCCATGAGGACTTGACGTCGTCCCCACCTTCCTCCGGTTTATCACCGACAGTCTCCATAGAGTCCCCAGCATAACCTGATGGCAACTATGGACAGGGGTTGCGCTCGTTGCGGGACTTAACCCAACACCTCACGGCACGAGCTGACGACAGCCATGCAGCACCTGTGCACGGACCCCCGAAGGGGAAGCCGACTTTCACCGGCGGTCCCGTGCATGTCAAGCCCAGGTAAGGTTCTTCGCGTTGCCTCGAATTGAACCACATACTCCACCGCTTGTGCGGGCCCCCGTCAATTCCTTTGAGTTTCAACCTTGCGGCCGTACTCCCCAGGCGGGGCACTTAATGCGTTAGCTTCGGCACCGAGGGGGTCGATACCCCCGACACCTAGTGCCCATCGTTTACCGCTAGGACTACCAGGGTATCTAATCCTGTTTGCTCCCCTAGCCTTCGCGCTTGAGCGTCAGTATCGGACCAGAGAGCCGCCTTCGCTACTGGTGTTCTTCCAGATATCTACGCATTTCACCGCTACACCTGGAATTCCGCTCTCCTCTTCCGTACTCAAGACCTACAGTATCGGATGCAGGCTGCCGGTTAAGCCGGCAGGTTTCACACCCGACTTGAAAGCCCGCCTACGCGCCCTTTACGCCCAGTGAATCCGAACAACGCTTGTCCCCCCCGTATTACCGCGGCTGCTGGCACGGAGTTAGCCGGGACTTCCTCTGTGGGTACCGTCAGGCACGGAGCAGTGACTCTCCGCACGTTTCTTCCCCACTGACAGGGTTTTACACTCCAAGAAGCTTCATCACCCACGCGGCGTTGCTGCGTCAGACTTTCGTCCATTGCGCAATATTCCCTACTGCTGCCTCCCGTAGGAGTCTGGGCCGTATCTCAGTCCCAGTGTGGCCGATCACCCTCTCAGGCCGGCTACCCATCGTAGCCTTGGTGGAGCCGTTACCTCACCAACGAGCTAATGGGCCGCGGATCCATCCCTAAGCGGCAGGTTGCCCCGCCTTTGACCCCCGGAGGATGCCCTCCTGTGGTCTTATCCGGTATTAGAACTCCTTTCGGAGAATTATCCCCGACTTAGGGGCAGGTTATCCACGTGTTACTCACCCGTTCGCCACTTTACTCATCCCCCGAAAGGGACTTTCTCGTTCGACTTGCATGTATTAGGCACGCCGCCAGCGTTCGTTCTGAGCC
Proteins encoded in this region:
- a CDS encoding GyrI-like domain-containing protein, yielding MSGSPDVIVQRLNPIRVAYMRHIGPYHEVGPTFTRLCQWAGERGLSRSGLRLIGASWDNPAVVPAALLRYDACIEVEEDFHPVDEIPVQTFPGGEYAVYRHVGPYSGLAEAFRRLLYEWLPSSGRHSRGGACLEIYAPQDHAVTPPAELITDLLIPVR
- a CDS encoding VOC family protein, with product MAQAKRVPTGQERAIPHLVVDNAAAAIDFYRKAFGAEELMRMPAPDGRRLFHAEIRLGASVIYLCDDFPEMCGGRSQTPKALGGTPVTIHHYVEDCDAIIQRAGKAGAKVVRPPEDMFWGDRYGAVEDPFGHHWSFASHVRDVSPQEMAAAVEAMARETAAKS